The Streptomyces sp. ICC1 DNA window AGAACGCGGGCAACGCGGCCGCCGTCACCGACGGCCCCGGCTTCGCCCCGCCCTCCGCCGGCCCCGACGTCTCCGTCGAGGTCATCAGCAGCGGCGCGCCCTCCGCCACGCCCAGCGGGCCCGGGGCCCCGGGCCGGCTGACCGCGACCGCCGCCTCGCGCGGCTCGACCACCCTGCTGACCCTCACCGCGTCGGGCGGCGCACCGGTCGACTGGCGGCTGTGGTCCGACGCCCCGTGGCTGCGCGCGAGCCTCACCTCGGGCCGGCTGTCACCTGGAGAATCGGTCACCCTGCGGATCGCCGTGGACTCCGAAGCCCAGCCCGTGGGGGCCTGGAGCGCCCGGGTCGGCGTGGACCCGGCCGGCGCGGTGATCTCGATCCGGGGCCGGGGCCGCCCGGCGCCGACCCCGACGCCCACCCCGACGGGGGAGACCGGCGGGACCGGAACGTCCACGGGCACGACGACGGGAACGACGGGCGGCACGCCGTGACCGGCCCGGACGGGACGACCGACGGCGCCTAGAACAGGCGGAGCTTGTCGTCCTCGATGCCGCGCATGGCGTTGTAGTCGAGGACGACGCAGTCCATGCCGCGGTCGTTCGCCAGGACGCGGGCCTGGGGCTTGATCTCCTGGGCCGCGAACACGCCCTTGACGGGCGCCAGGTGCGGGTCTCGGTTCAGGAGCTCCAGGTAGCGCGTGAGCTGCTCCACGCCGTCGATCTCACCGCGCCGCTTGATCTCCACCGCGACCGTCGCGCCCGAACCGTCCCGGCACAGGATGTCCACCGGGCCGATCGCGGTCATGTACTCGCGGCGGATCAGCGTGTAGCCCTCGCCGAGGGTGTCGATCCGGTCGGCCAGGAGCTCCTGCAGGTGGGCCTCGACGCCGTCCTTGATCAGGC harbors:
- the nucS gene encoding endonuclease NucS is translated as MRLVIARCSVDYAGRLTAHLPSAPRLILVKADGSVSIHADDRAYKPLNWMSPPCTLKEGTGDEAGVWTVINKAGEKLIITMEEVLHDSSHELGIDPGLIKDGVEAHLQELLADRIDTLGEGYTLIRREYMTAIGPVDILCRDGSGATVAVEIKRRGEIDGVEQLTRYLELLNRDPHLAPVKGVFAAQEIKPQARVLANDRGMDCVVLDYNAMRGIEDDKLRLF